The following proteins are co-located in the Spirosoma montaniterrae genome:
- a CDS encoding sensor histidine kinase has protein sequence MVPLLKEAGVTDPVAFMFDAMNASLSGIIIYTAVRKDVSDDLAGPIIDFRFMAVNRAAMQLLNLTENPQGNTMLTLFPGTQEHGFFEQYVQVVETGQPMRFETEYNADGVSGWYDVVVVKLYDGFVITFNDITTQKNAIQQIAQQNSLLNGVMDTSRNGIASIRAVRNASGVITDFRLETFNNALAASSGFTADEIRNQSIATIDPDVHTSGLFDQYVAVCETGQIQEVEYHYPKTGHWFSVAAARQETDRVVVTVTDITETKQTLLTLERQARHADVLVEELQKSNANLEQFAYIASHDLQEPLRKIQSFGDILIDQYAPNLGETGSDIIRRMQAASARMHSLIRDLLAYSRVASRTDAFKRVDLNSILHDVLTDLEATLHEKNGTIEADRLPTLTGEPLQLRQLFQNLLSNALKFTKPNLPPFIRITCEIKQSQALQTLAPTLTSGDYCCIVISDNGIGFDAQYSERIFQLFHRLHTRSAFAGTGIGLSIVKKVVDNHNGFIKADGFPGEGATFTVLLPTNT, from the coding sequence ATGGTACCGCTTTTGAAGGAGGCAGGTGTAACAGACCCAGTTGCATTCATGTTCGATGCCATGAATGCATCGTTAAGTGGAATTATCATTTACACAGCCGTTCGGAAAGATGTATCTGATGATTTAGCTGGCCCTATCATCGATTTTCGTTTTATGGCCGTTAACCGGGCGGCTATGCAACTGCTTAATCTGACAGAGAATCCGCAGGGCAATACCATGTTAACCTTGTTTCCCGGAACGCAGGAGCATGGTTTTTTTGAGCAGTATGTGCAGGTTGTTGAAACCGGTCAGCCAATGCGTTTCGAGACAGAGTATAACGCCGACGGGGTTAGTGGGTGGTACGATGTCGTTGTCGTAAAACTGTACGATGGCTTTGTCATTACGTTCAATGACATCACTACCCAGAAAAACGCCATTCAACAAATAGCGCAGCAAAACAGCCTGCTCAATGGTGTAATGGACACGTCGCGTAATGGCATTGCGTCGATCCGGGCTGTGCGCAATGCATCGGGCGTAATCACGGACTTCCGGCTCGAAACGTTCAATAACGCGCTGGCAGCGAGTTCGGGTTTTACAGCCGATGAGATCAGAAATCAGTCGATAGCGACAATAGACCCCGATGTACACACATCCGGCCTGTTCGACCAGTATGTTGCGGTCTGCGAAACCGGGCAAATACAGGAGGTCGAGTACCACTATCCTAAAACCGGACACTGGTTTAGTGTGGCCGCTGCCCGTCAGGAAACCGACCGGGTTGTTGTTACCGTGACCGACATTACTGAGACAAAACAGACTCTGCTAACCCTGGAGCGACAGGCCCGCCACGCCGATGTACTGGTTGAAGAATTGCAGAAATCAAACGCCAATCTGGAACAGTTTGCTTACATAGCCAGTCACGATTTGCAGGAGCCGTTACGCAAGATTCAATCGTTTGGCGACATTCTGATCGATCAATACGCGCCGAATCTGGGCGAAACCGGTAGCGATATAATTCGGCGAATGCAGGCCGCTTCGGCCCGGATGCATTCACTCATTCGCGACCTACTGGCCTACTCGCGGGTAGCAAGCCGAACCGATGCTTTTAAACGGGTTGATTTGAACAGCATTTTGCATGACGTGTTGACTGATCTGGAAGCCACCCTGCATGAGAAAAATGGCACCATTGAGGCCGACCGGTTGCCTACCCTTACGGGCGAACCGCTCCAGCTACGTCAGTTGTTTCAGAACTTGCTCAGCAATGCCCTGAAATTCACTAAACCGAACCTGCCCCCTTTTATTCGTATCACCTGTGAGATAAAGCAGAGTCAGGCGTTACAAACCCTGGCTCCGACCCTTACATCCGGAGATTACTGCTGTATTGTTATCAGCGATAACGGTATTGGGTTCGACGCTCAATACAGCGAGCGAATTTTTCAGTTATTTCATCGGTTACACACCCGGTCGGCTTTTGCAGGAACGGGTATTGGCTTGTCTATCGTGAAAAAAGTAGTTGATAACCATAACGGCTTTATAAAGGCTGACGGATTCCCTGGTGAAGGTGCAACATTTACCGTATTATTGCCTACGAATACATAG
- a CDS encoding response regulator, translated as MTILIADDDNDDRLFMEQALRQSGYAGATAFVEDGEELMEYLRCEGRYNSTNASWPNLLILDLNMPRKNGFQALQEIKNDPKLRRLPVVVMTTSSADEDVIKTYNLGVNSFVTKPFNFSRLVEMVGALKTYWLDTVKLP; from the coding sequence ATGACCATATTGATTGCCGACGACGACAACGACGACCGCTTGTTTATGGAACAGGCATTGCGTCAGAGTGGTTACGCCGGAGCCACTGCCTTTGTCGAAGATGGTGAAGAATTAATGGAATACCTGCGATGTGAAGGCCGCTACAACTCAACAAATGCGTCGTGGCCGAATTTGCTTATTCTTGATCTGAATATGCCCCGCAAAAACGGCTTTCAGGCACTTCAGGAAATAAAAAATGACCCAAAACTGCGTCGATTGCCGGTTGTAGTGATGACCACCTCGTCAGCCGACGAAGACGTAATTAAAACTTATAATCTGGGAGTCAATTCATTCGTTACCAAACCATTCAACTTTAGCCGGTTAGTGGAGATGGTGGGTGCGCTGAAAACTTACTGGTTAGACACCGTAAAATTACCCTGA